The following nucleotide sequence is from Pseudomonas sp. RC10.
GCCGATGTGTGGCTGCGAACAGTGGATGACCTCTGTGTCGCCTGAAAAAGAAAACCCCGGCGCAGGGCCGGGGTTTTCATGTTGCGTTCGACGGCATAAGCCGCCGATCCGGCAAGCCTTACTTCAGCGCGTTGATCGCGTCGTTCAAGGTCTTGCTCGGACGCATGGCTTTGCTGGCCAGTTCCGGCGTGGCGAAGTAGTAGCCGCCGATGTCCAGAGGCTTGCCCTGTACACCGTTCAGCTCGGCGACGATGGTCGCTTCGTTGTCGGTCAGGGTTTTGGCCAGCTGGGTGAACTTGGCTTGCAGCTCTTTATCTTCGGTCTGAGCGGCCAGGGCCTGAGCCCAGTAGGTCGCCAGGTAGAAGTGGCTACCGCGGTTGTCGATACCGCCAACCTTGCGCGATGGCGACTTGTTGTTGTCCAGGAACTGGCCGGTGGCCTTGTCCAGGGCAGTGGCAAGTACCAGCGCTTTCGGGTTGTTGTAGACGTTGCCCAGGTGCTCCAGGGAAGCCGCCAGTGCCAGGAATTCGCCCAGCGAGTCCCAACGCAGGAAGTTCTCTTCGTTCAGCTGTTGAACGTGCTTCGGTGCTGAACCGCCAGCGCCGGTTTCGAACAGACCGCCGCCATTCATCAGCGGTACGATCGACAGCATCTTGGCACTGGTGCCCAGTTCCATGATCGGGAACAGGTCGGTCAGGTAGTCACGCAGCACGTTACCGGTGACCGAGATGGTGTCCTTGCCAGCGCGGATGCGCTCCAGGGAAACCTTCATCGCGTCGACTGGCGACTTGATGGTGATGTCCAGGCCAGTGGTGTCGTGGTCTTTCAGGTACTTCTCGACCTTCTTGATCATCACGGCGTCGTGGGCGCGCTGTGGGTCCAGCCAGAAAATGGCCGGGGTGTTGCTCAGGCGCGAACGGTTGACGGCCAGTTTGACCCAGTCCTGGATCGGCGCGTCTTTGGTCTGACACATGCGGAAAATGTCGCCCGCTTCAACGTTCTGCTCCATCAACACCTGACCTTTGTCGTCGGTGACGCGAACCACGCCGTCAGCTTCGATCTGGAAGGTCTTGTTGTGGGAGCCGTATTCTTCGGCTTTCTGAGCCATCAGGCCAACGTTCGGCACGCTGCCCATGGTGGTCGGATCGAAGGCGCCGTGTTTCTTGCAGTCTTCGATGACCGCCTGGTAGATGGTGGCGTAGCAGCGATCCGGGATCACGGCCTTGGTGTCCTGCAGGACGCCGTCGTTGTTCCACATCTTGCCGGAATCACGAATCATCGCAGGCATCGAAGCGTCGACGATGACGTCGCTCGGTACGTGCAGGTTGGTGATGCCTTTGTCGGAGTTGACCATCGCCAGAGGAGGGCGGGTCGCGTACACGGCTTTGACGTCGGCTTCGATCTGCGCCTGCTGGTCAGCGGGCAGATCCTTGATGCGGGCGTACAGGTCGCCGATGCCGTTGTGCAGGTTGAAACCGATTTCTTTCAGGACTTCAGCGTGCTTCTTCAGCGCGTCCTGGTAGTACTCGGCCACGAACTCGCCGAACATGATCGGGTCGGAGACCTTCATCATGGTGGCTTTCAAGTGAACGGAGAACAGCACGCCTAGCTTCTTGGCGTCTTCGATTTCCTTGGCGACGAATGCGCGCAGGGCTTTTTTGCTCATGACGGCGCAGTCGATGATTTCAGCGGCCAGGACCGGTGTCTTTTCTTTCAGAACAGTGTTCTTGCCGTCCTTGCCGATCAGTTCGATCTTCACGGAGCCAGCGTTGTCGATCAGCGCGGATTTTTCGCTGCCGTAGAAGTCGCCGCTGTCCATGTGGGCAACGTGGGATTTGGAGTCTGCAGCCCAGGCGCCCATCTTGTGCGGGTGCTTGCGCGCATAATTCTTGACCGAGAGCGGCGCACGGCGATCGGAGTTACCTTCACGCAGGACCGGGTTCACGGCGCTGCCTTTTACCTTGTCATAACCGGCCTGAGCGACTTTGTCGGCTTCGGTGACAACTTCGTCCGGGTAGTTCGGGACGTTGTAGCCCTTGGCTTGCAGTTCCTTGATCGCGGCCTTCAGTTGAGGAACCGAGGCGCTGATGTTCGGCAGCTTGATGATGTTGGCTTCGGGCGTGGTCGCCAGTTCACCCAGCTCTGCCAGATCGTCGGAAACCTTCTTGTCGCCCAGCTGCTCTGGGAAGCTGGCAAGGATACGGGCTGCAAGGGAGATGTCGCGAGTCTCGACGGCGATGTCAGCGGAAGCGGTGAACGCTTCGATGATCGGCAGCAGTGAGTAGGTGGCGAGGGCAGGAGCTTCGTCGGTGAAGGTATAGATGATCTTCGAGCGGTTGGACATTTTCGGGATAACTCTCTTCTTTGCTGAGCGTACACAAAATTTCGAGATGCGCAGGGTAGGCACTTTCGCCCAAGGAAACGATGAGCCGAAAGTCGAGAATTTCGTCGCGTGATATGGGGTTCATCAATCGAGCGTCAAGCGGCCGAATGCGGGTTGAGCGTTCGGCCTCGGAGGGCTGAAAGTCGCGTTTCAGATGGCTCGGCCCCCAATGACCCTATGGTCACCGGCGGCGAGTATACCACCGGTCCCGGCCATTAATACGATAGTAGTGTGAACGCTTGACGCTCGCGTTGATCGGTTCAGCCTCCCGGTGGCCACCGCAGAAATTCCGCAAAACCTTGAAGCCCGCGTCTCACGGGGTCTGCGGCAGACTGTCGCAGTCGTTGAAGCGTAGTGAAGGCGTCGTGAATCGCAAGCCGGTTTTCGACTAAAGGAGCATTGGATGCCGGGGAAGGGGTTGTCGATCCCACACGCAAGCACAAGGGCAGTCCCGGGCTGAAGCCAGTTTGCTGTCTTTGCAGGCCTGGGTAACTTCTATAGAGAGAAAGCCACGGTGATCGCGCATAAAAAAACCGGTCAGCCCAATGAAAGGCTGGCCGGTTTTAGAGTCTCGCGCTTGAACGGTCCGGCTCAGGCGTGATCTTTGCTGTGTTCGTGTTGCGTGATAGGAGCGTGAACGGGATCTTTGGTCGCTGCGGCGCTGATCTCTACCGCGTGCAAACCTTTGGGGCCCTGGATGATCTCAAAGTTGACCGGCTGACCGGCCTTGAGCGTCTTGTAGCCGTCCATTTTGATCGCCGAGTAGTGGGCGAACAGGTCCTCGGACTTGCCGTCTTCAACGATGAAGCCATACCCCTTGGCGTTGTTAAACCACTTGACCTTACCGCTTAGCATAGTCACATCCCTCTGCAAAGGACTCCGATGGGAGTATCATCACCTCTCATCCGCCGGACCTAAAAAATTTTGGTTGACTGCGCGGACCCTTTTTACCCAATGTGGGTTCTATTGTTTGTAACACCGATTAGCCGATAGTCAAGGTCATGTGGCGGTCCAATCGATAATGTGCATGATCATGACCAATCTATTTAATTTCGTCCCCTACGAACGTCCTTTACCATGCATGCAATGAGCAAGATTCGACTAACATTCAATCAGGATGACCCGCAGTCCCATGAGGACGAAGCGGCGGGCATCGCGGTGCAGGAAGCCAAGCCGACATTGCAGGTGCCACCGATGTACAAGGTGGTTTTGTTCAACGATGACTACACCCCCATGGATTTCGTTGTTGAAGTGCTGGAGGTGTTCTTCAATCTGAATCGTGAGCTGGCGACCAAGGTCATGCTGGCCGTCCATACAGAGGGACGGGCGGTATGTGGATTGTTTACCCGCGACATCGCCGAGACCAAGGCAATGCAGGTCAACCAATACGCCAGGGAAAGCCAGCATCCGCTACTCTGTGAGATCGAGAAGGACGGTTAACGCCGGACACTTGGGTAAGAGGTGAAGCTATGTTAAACCGTGAGCTCGAAGTCACCCTCAATTTGGCTTTCAAGGAGGCCCGCTCCAAACGTCATGAATTCATGACCGTCGAGCACCTTCTGCTGGCCCTATTGGACAATGAGGCTGCCGCCACTGTTCTCCGTGCCTGCGGCGCGAACCTCGACAAACTCAAACACGACCTTCA
It contains:
- the clpS gene encoding ATP-dependent Clp protease adapter ClpS; translated protein: MHAMSKIRLTFNQDDPQSHEDEAAGIAVQEAKPTLQVPPMYKVVLFNDDYTPMDFVVEVLEVFFNLNRELATKVMLAVHTEGRAVCGLFTRDIAETKAMQVNQYARESQHPLLCEIEKDG
- a CDS encoding NADP-dependent isocitrate dehydrogenase, whose protein sequence is MSNRSKIIYTFTDEAPALATYSLLPIIEAFTASADIAVETRDISLAARILASFPEQLGDKKVSDDLAELGELATTPEANIIKLPNISASVPQLKAAIKELQAKGYNVPNYPDEVVTEADKVAQAGYDKVKGSAVNPVLREGNSDRRAPLSVKNYARKHPHKMGAWAADSKSHVAHMDSGDFYGSEKSALIDNAGSVKIELIGKDGKNTVLKEKTPVLAAEIIDCAVMSKKALRAFVAKEIEDAKKLGVLFSVHLKATMMKVSDPIMFGEFVAEYYQDALKKHAEVLKEIGFNLHNGIGDLYARIKDLPADQQAQIEADVKAVYATRPPLAMVNSDKGITNLHVPSDVIVDASMPAMIRDSGKMWNNDGVLQDTKAVIPDRCYATIYQAVIEDCKKHGAFDPTTMGSVPNVGLMAQKAEEYGSHNKTFQIEADGVVRVTDDKGQVLMEQNVEAGDIFRMCQTKDAPIQDWVKLAVNRSRLSNTPAIFWLDPQRAHDAVMIKKVEKYLKDHDTTGLDITIKSPVDAMKVSLERIRAGKDTISVTGNVLRDYLTDLFPIMELGTSAKMLSIVPLMNGGGLFETGAGGSAPKHVQQLNEENFLRWDSLGEFLALAASLEHLGNVYNNPKALVLATALDKATGQFLDNNKSPSRKVGGIDNRGSHFYLATYWAQALAAQTEDKELQAKFTQLAKTLTDNEATIVAELNGVQGKPLDIGGYYFATPELASKAMRPSKTLNDAINALK
- the cspD gene encoding cold shock domain-containing protein CspD, which codes for MLSGKVKWFNNAKGYGFIVEDGKSEDLFAHYSAIKMDGYKTLKAGQPVNFEIIQGPKGLHAVEISAAATKDPVHAPITQHEHSKDHA